The Streptomyces sp. P9-A4 genome contains a region encoding:
- a CDS encoding HAD family hydrolase yields the protein MTIRAVLWDVDDTIFDYARADHAGMSAHLTAEGLVDGFDSVDRALRRWRELTALHWRRFEAGGVDFREQRRDRVRDFLARPLSAAEADDWFDRYVSHYEAAWELFPDAVPVLDLLADDYRHGILSNSSIHNQDRKLRVLGVRDRFEAVLCAAELGVAKPAPEAFHAACTALELHPNEVAYVGDQPDIDARGAVEAGLRGIWLDRADIGGRPELNRITDLRQLPDLLSGDTRFGAPSTFG from the coding sequence ATGACCATCCGCGCGGTGCTGTGGGACGTCGACGACACGATCTTCGACTACGCACGCGCCGACCACGCCGGCATGAGCGCGCACCTGACGGCCGAGGGCCTGGTGGACGGATTCGACTCCGTCGACCGGGCCCTTCGTCGTTGGCGGGAGCTGACCGCGCTGCACTGGCGCCGCTTCGAGGCCGGCGGCGTCGACTTCCGGGAGCAGCGCAGGGACCGCGTCCGGGACTTCCTGGCACGGCCGCTGAGCGCTGCCGAGGCCGACGACTGGTTCGACCGGTACGTCTCCCACTACGAGGCGGCCTGGGAGCTCTTCCCCGACGCCGTCCCCGTCCTGGACCTGCTGGCCGATGACTATCGTCACGGGATCCTGTCCAACTCCAGCATCCACAACCAGGACCGCAAGCTGCGGGTCCTCGGCGTACGGGACCGCTTCGAGGCCGTCCTCTGCGCCGCCGAACTCGGGGTGGCCAAACCGGCCCCGGAGGCCTTCCACGCCGCCTGCACCGCCCTTGAGCTGCACCCGAACGAGGTGGCGTACGTCGGGGACCAGCCCGACATCGACGCCAGGGGAGCGGTGGAGGCGGGCCTCAGGGGCATCTGGCTGGACCGCGCGGACATCGGCGGGCGCCCCGAACTGAACCGGATCACGGACCTCCGGCAGCTTCCGGACCTGCTCAGCGGGGATACCCGTTTTGGAGCACCGTCCACCTTCGGGTAA
- a CDS encoding fumarylacetoacetate hydrolase family protein yields the protein MRIARFSIDGNVAFGAVEGEGTVESGGLVLDIIKGIPYTDFELSGTKVPLSKVRLLPPVLPNKVVAIGRNYAEHAAELGNEVPDVPVAFFKPTTSVIGSGDAIEYPSFSNELHHEAELAVVIGRMCREVPRERVKDVIFGYTCANDVTARDAQQREKQWARAKGFDTSCPLGPWVETDLDPRDLTIQATVNGEQRQLGRTSDMIRSIEDLVVHITEAMTLLPGDVILTGTPAGVGPLNVGDEVAVTIEGIGTLTNKVIKRG from the coding sequence GTGCGCATCGCCAGATTCTCCATCGACGGCAATGTGGCCTTCGGCGCCGTCGAAGGCGAGGGAACCGTCGAGTCCGGCGGCCTCGTCCTCGACATCATCAAGGGCATCCCGTACACCGACTTCGAGCTCAGCGGCACCAAGGTCCCGCTGAGCAAGGTACGGCTCCTGCCGCCCGTGCTCCCCAACAAGGTCGTGGCCATCGGCCGCAACTACGCGGAACACGCCGCCGAACTCGGCAACGAGGTCCCCGACGTCCCCGTCGCCTTCTTCAAGCCCACCACCTCGGTGATCGGCTCCGGCGACGCGATCGAGTACCCCTCCTTCTCCAACGAGCTGCACCACGAGGCCGAACTGGCCGTGGTCATCGGCCGCATGTGCCGCGAGGTGCCCCGCGAGCGCGTCAAGGACGTCATCTTCGGCTACACCTGCGCCAACGACGTCACCGCCCGCGACGCCCAGCAGCGCGAGAAGCAGTGGGCCCGCGCCAAGGGCTTCGACACCTCCTGCCCCCTGGGGCCCTGGGTGGAGACCGACCTCGACCCCCGTGACCTGACGATCCAGGCCACGGTCAACGGCGAACAACGCCAACTGGGTCGTACGAGCGACATGATCCGCTCCATCGAGGACCTGGTCGTCCACATCACCGAGGCCATGACGCTGCTCCCCGGCGACGTCATCCTCACCGGCACCCCCGCCGGGGTCGGCCCCCTCAACGTCGGCGACGAGGTCGCCGTCACCATCGAAGGCATCGGCACTCTCACCAATAAGGTGATCAAGCGTGGCTAA
- a CDS encoding sensor histidine kinase, with protein MQGRFKRDGSGSPQARQGRADAPAEQEPRTDRGPSASRTPNQGQGPSDGGDGGRRANAAAAPSEPAEASVKPRAENEVGPRIALRNWRISTRLVALLTLPVVAATALGGIRISESLQDMEQLDHMQLLTKLTREATDLAQALQAERDLSAGPLANGRPVSDYQVANNRRKTDREYKAFLEATEDIPSTDGDEALRSIRQNVSQIASQVIQLNTIRGNAYEKGVSHSVTVEAYSRLVRSLLSLSQDMAQATSNPDMIKRTRALAAFSSAKEYASIQQAIIAGALPQGDKTAGRLQQGDRLYGEAALNSESVELKSFQAIYESTGGDANELTASLNSGNPSILAAEKYAERVLKSDDAMPGGAKRGHLNFTDEYGTKIAAMNRIERGLLGDMESMARELRQDSQREAIINGALILLVLGVSLIGAFVVARSMIRSLRRLQDTATKVAQDRLPELVKQLSESDPQDVDTSVESVGVHSRDEIGQVAAAFDDVHREAVRLAAEQALLRGNVNAMFTNLSRRSQGLIQRQLSLISELESREADPDQLSSLFKLDHLATRMRRNGENLLVLAGEEPGRRWTRPVPLVDVLRAAASEVEQYERIELSSVPATEVAGRVVNDLVHLLAELLENATSFSSPQTKVRVTGHALPDGRVLVEIHDTGIGLSPEDLAAINERLASPPTVDVSVSRRMGLFVVGRLSLRHGIRIQLRPSDSGGTTALVMLPVDVAQGNKKPMPKQGAGGQGAMPPGASAPGGRLPAGPGAAGGPGGTRPGQGGAPTAGLLGAGAGPARGQVGTSGPRAALPAREGAPLTGGPQSRNPQQQPQPQNAQFDQTGQLPQIPPAPQAPGQDAMRPGPGGGLIGGAASAIPSRTDVWGNQGNQANQGGRPGNQAGQGAPQAGPGAPQQQQPHGQAPQGNQPAGYDFPRAELPGGNPQPQRPQAASWGNDPAQQPVRRPQQEMSPLDAPRGHEEPETPGLFGAPAAPQGPGSTGQFPRPDFGAPQQQPQQGRPQQAPQVYQGGVQDPASTAQFPRPDFGAPQGPGSTGQFPQPDFGAPQGPGSTGQFPQPDLGAPQGPGSTGQFARPDFGAPQQPQPQQPQAPQAYQGGQQQQFGRQPFVPQAQQQAPQGRPPAPRQRTGEDFGAPRPAEPVRQQPQQPQLQQPRRPEALPPASGAGDGRTPLYDTLETNWFHQEQAQQQAQQQDPAQTTQTPVVAQPSAPVPADGGRQNGGAAWRTSPNDELVRQAERVRKPAAGGVTTSGLPRRVPKANLVPGTAQEQAHSAGPQVSRAPDDVRGRLTNLRRGIQQGRQAGNSTTGNHHLGPNHQQER; from the coding sequence GTGCAGGGACGTTTCAAGAGGGATGGCTCGGGGTCTCCCCAGGCCCGCCAGGGCCGAGCGGATGCTCCGGCGGAGCAGGAACCGCGTACCGACCGCGGTCCCTCGGCCTCGCGCACCCCGAACCAGGGTCAGGGCCCGTCCGACGGCGGTGACGGCGGCAGGCGTGCGAACGCGGCGGCCGCCCCCTCCGAGCCGGCCGAGGCCTCCGTCAAGCCCCGCGCCGAGAACGAGGTCGGCCCGCGAATAGCCCTGCGCAACTGGCGCATCTCCACGCGCCTGGTCGCACTGCTGACCCTCCCCGTGGTCGCCGCGACCGCCCTGGGCGGCATCCGCATCAGTGAGTCGCTCCAGGACATGGAGCAGCTCGACCACATGCAGCTGCTGACCAAGCTGACCCGTGAGGCGACCGACCTCGCGCAGGCCCTGCAGGCCGAGCGCGACCTGTCCGCCGGTCCGCTGGCCAACGGCCGCCCGGTCAGCGACTACCAGGTCGCCAACAACCGCCGGAAGACGGACCGCGAGTACAAGGCCTTCCTCGAGGCCACGGAGGACATCCCGTCCACCGACGGCGACGAGGCGCTGCGCAGCATCCGGCAGAACGTCAGCCAGATCGCCTCGCAGGTCATCCAGCTCAACACGATCCGCGGCAACGCCTACGAGAAGGGCGTCTCCCACTCGGTGACGGTCGAGGCCTACAGCCGCCTCGTCCGCTCGCTGCTGAGCCTGTCCCAGGACATGGCGCAGGCGACCAGCAACCCCGACATGATCAAGCGGACCCGCGCGCTCGCCGCGTTCTCGTCCGCCAAGGAGTACGCCTCCATCCAGCAGGCGATCATCGCCGGCGCCCTCCCCCAGGGCGACAAGACCGCCGGACGGCTCCAGCAGGGCGACCGCCTCTACGGCGAGGCCGCGCTGAACTCCGAGAGCGTCGAGCTCAAGTCGTTCCAGGCGATCTACGAGTCGACCGGTGGCGACGCCAACGAGCTGACCGCCTCGCTGAACAGCGGCAACCCCTCGATCCTGGCCGCCGAGAAGTACGCCGAGCGCGTGCTGAAGTCCGACGACGCCATGCCCGGCGGCGCCAAGCGCGGCCATCTGAACTTCACCGACGAGTACGGCACCAAGATCGCCGCCATGAACCGCATCGAGCGCGGTCTGCTCGGCGACATGGAGAGCATGGCCCGTGAGCTGCGGCAGGACTCGCAGCGCGAGGCCATCATCAACGGTGCGCTGATCCTCCTCGTCCTCGGCGTCTCGCTCATCGGCGCCTTCGTCGTGGCCCGGTCGATGATCCGCTCGCTGCGCCGGCTCCAGGACACCGCGACCAAGGTCGCCCAGGACCGACTGCCCGAGCTCGTCAAGCAGCTCTCCGAGTCCGACCCCCAGGACGTCGACACCTCCGTCGAGTCCGTCGGTGTGCACTCCAGGGACGAGATCGGCCAGGTGGCCGCGGCCTTCGACGACGTGCACCGCGAGGCCGTCCGCCTCGCCGCCGAGCAGGCCCTCCTCCGGGGCAACGTCAACGCGATGTTCACCAACCTCTCGCGCCGTTCCCAGGGCCTCATCCAGCGTCAGCTGTCGCTCATCTCCGAGCTGGAGTCCCGCGAGGCCGACCCGGACCAGCTCTCCTCGCTCTTCAAGCTCGACCACCTCGCGACGCGTATGCGCCGTAACGGTGAGAACCTCCTCGTCCTCGCCGGTGAGGAGCCGGGCCGCCGCTGGACCCGCCCGGTCCCGCTGGTCGACGTGCTCCGCGCCGCCGCCTCCGAGGTGGAGCAGTACGAGCGCATCGAACTGTCCTCGGTCCCCGCGACCGAGGTCGCCGGCCGGGTCGTCAACGACCTCGTGCACCTCCTCGCCGAGCTGCTCGAGAACGCGACCTCGTTCTCCTCCCCGCAGACCAAGGTCCGGGTCACCGGCCACGCGCTGCCGGACGGACGGGTGCTCGTCGAGATCCACGACACCGGCATCGGCCTCTCCCCCGAGGACCTCGCCGCGATCAACGAGCGGCTCGCCTCGCCGCCCACCGTGGACGTCTCGGTCTCCCGCCGCATGGGTCTGTTCGTGGTCGGCCGCCTGTCCCTGCGACACGGCATCCGCATCCAGCTGCGCCCGTCCGACTCGGGCGGCACCACCGCGCTCGTCATGCTTCCGGTCGACGTCGCCCAGGGCAACAAGAAGCCGATGCCCAAGCAGGGTGCCGGTGGCCAGGGCGCGATGCCGCCCGGCGCCTCCGCCCCGGGCGGACGGCTCCCCGCGGGTCCCGGCGCGGCCGGCGGCCCCGGCGGGACGCGTCCGGGCCAGGGCGGCGCTCCGACGGCCGGACTGCTCGGCGCCGGTGCCGGCCCGGCACGCGGTCAGGTCGGTACGAGCGGTCCGCGGGCCGCGCTGCCCGCCCGGGAGGGCGCTCCGCTCACCGGCGGACCGCAGTCCCGCAATCCGCAGCAGCAGCCGCAGCCGCAGAACGCCCAGTTCGACCAGACCGGTCAGCTGCCGCAGATCCCCCCGGCCCCGCAGGCGCCGGGCCAGGACGCGATGCGGCCGGGCCCCGGTGGCGGTCTCATCGGCGGCGCCGCGAGCGCCATCCCCTCCCGTACGGACGTGTGGGGCAACCAGGGCAACCAGGCCAACCAGGGCGGCCGTCCCGGCAACCAGGCCGGTCAGGGTGCCCCGCAGGCGGGACCCGGCGCGCCGCAGCAGCAGCAGCCGCACGGCCAGGCCCCGCAGGGCAACCAGCCCGCCGGGTACGACTTCCCGCGCGCCGAGCTGCCGGGGGGCAACCCCCAGCCGCAGCGCCCGCAGGCCGCGAGCTGGGGCAACGACCCGGCCCAGCAGCCGGTCCGGCGCCCGCAGCAGGAGATGTCCCCGCTGGACGCCCCGCGCGGTCACGAGGAGCCGGAGACCCCGGGCCTGTTCGGTGCTCCGGCGGCCCCCCAGGGTCCCGGTTCCACCGGCCAGTTCCCGCGTCCCGACTTCGGCGCCCCGCAGCAGCAGCCCCAGCAGGGCCGCCCGCAGCAGGCCCCGCAGGTCTACCAGGGCGGTGTGCAGGACCCGGCGTCGACGGCGCAGTTCCCGCGCCCGGACTTCGGCGCCCCGCAGGGCCCCGGTTCCACGGGCCAGTTCCCGCAGCCGGACTTCGGCGCCCCGCAGGGTCCCGGCTCCACCGGGCAGTTCCCGCAGCCCGACCTCGGCGCCCCGCAGGGTCCCGGCTCCACCGGCCAGTTCGCCCGGCCGGACTTCGGCGCCCCGCAGCAGCCCCAGCCTCAGCAGCCGCAGGCCCCGCAGGCGTACCAGGGCGGCCAGCAGCAGCAGTTCGGCCGGCAGCCCTTCGTACCGCAGGCGCAGCAGCAGGCCCCGCAGGGCCGGCCCCCGGCGCCGCGTCAGCGGACCGGCGAGGACTTCGGTGCCCCGCGTCCGGCCGAGCCGGTCCGGCAGCAGCCCCAGCAGCCGCAGCTCCAGCAGCCGCGCCGTCCGGAGGCCCTGCCGCCGGCGAGCGGTGCGGGCGACGGCCGTACCCCGCTGTACGACACGCTCGAGACCAACTGGTTCCACCAGGAGCAGGCTCAGCAGCAGGCCCAGCAGCAGGACCCGGCGCAGACGACGCAGACCCCGGTCGTCGCGCAGCCGTCCGCTCCGGTGCCCGCCGACGGCGGTCGGCAGAACGGCGGGGCCGCCTGGCGGACCTCGCCCAACGACGAGCTGGTGCGCCAGGCCGAGCGGGTCCGCAAGCCCGCGGCCGGCGGCGTCACCACCTCCGGCCTCCCCCGGCGCGTGCCGAAGGCCAACCTCGTACCCGGGACCGCCCAGGAGCAGGCGCACAGCGCCGGCCCCCAGGTCTCGCGTGCACCCGACGACGTCCGCGGCCGGCTGACCAATCTGCGCCGCGGCATCCAGCAGGGCCGGCAGGCCGGTAACTCGACCACGGGTAACCACCACCTCGGTCCGAACCACCAGCAGGAGCGTTAG
- the gltX gene encoding glutamate--tRNA ligase: MANAIRVRFCPSPTGNPHVGLVRTALFNWAFARHNEGTMVFRIEDTDAARDSEESYDQLLDSLKWLGLDWDEGPEVGGPHAPYRQSQRMDIYKDVADKLLAGGYAYPCYCTTEELDERRAAARAAGRPSGYDGHCRDLTAEQKAAYEAEGRASIVRFRMPDEPITFTDLVRGELTFTPENVPDYGILRANGAPLYTLVNPVDDALMEITHVLRGEDLLSSTPRQVALYKALIELGIAKEIPSFGHLPYVMGEGNKKLSKRDPEASLNLYRERGFLPEGLLNYLSLLGWSFSADQDLFTIPEMVAKFDIADVNANPARFDLKKAESINADHIRMLDVKAFAEACEPWLKAPHANWAPEDFDRAAWEAIAPHAQTRMTVLSEITANVDFLFLSEPVFDQPSWDKAMKGEPAALLTTAREKLVDADWSDPESLKNAVLVAGEAHGLKLGKAQAPVRVAVTGRTVGLPLFESLEILGKEKTLARIDAALAKLSA, encoded by the coding sequence GTGGCTAACGCGATCCGCGTCCGTTTCTGTCCCTCGCCGACCGGCAACCCCCACGTGGGTCTGGTCCGCACCGCTCTCTTCAACTGGGCCTTCGCCCGGCACAACGAGGGCACCATGGTCTTCCGCATCGAGGACACCGACGCCGCACGCGACTCCGAGGAGTCGTACGACCAGCTCCTCGACTCGCTGAAGTGGCTCGGCCTCGACTGGGACGAGGGCCCGGAGGTGGGCGGCCCGCACGCCCCCTACCGCCAGTCGCAGCGGATGGACATCTACAAGGACGTCGCCGACAAGCTGCTCGCCGGCGGGTACGCGTACCCCTGCTACTGCACCACCGAGGAGCTCGACGAGCGCCGCGCCGCCGCCCGCGCCGCCGGCCGCCCGTCCGGCTACGACGGCCACTGCCGCGACCTCACCGCCGAGCAGAAGGCGGCGTACGAGGCCGAGGGCCGCGCGTCGATCGTCCGCTTCCGGATGCCCGACGAGCCGATCACCTTCACCGACCTGGTCCGCGGCGAGCTGACCTTCACCCCGGAGAACGTGCCGGACTACGGCATCCTCCGGGCCAACGGCGCCCCGCTCTACACGCTGGTCAACCCGGTCGACGACGCCCTGATGGAGATCACCCACGTCCTGCGCGGCGAGGACCTGCTCTCCTCCACCCCCCGCCAGGTCGCGCTCTACAAGGCGCTGATCGAGCTGGGCATCGCCAAGGAGATCCCCTCCTTCGGCCACCTGCCGTACGTGATGGGCGAGGGCAACAAGAAGCTCTCCAAGCGCGACCCCGAGGCCTCCCTCAACCTCTACCGGGAGCGCGGCTTCCTCCCCGAGGGCCTGCTGAACTACCTCTCGCTGCTCGGCTGGTCGTTCTCGGCCGACCAGGACCTCTTCACCATCCCCGAGATGGTGGCGAAGTTCGACATCGCCGACGTCAACGCCAACCCGGCGCGCTTCGACCTCAAGAAGGCCGAGTCGATCAACGCCGACCACATCCGCATGCTGGACGTGAAGGCCTTCGCCGAGGCCTGCGAGCCCTGGCTGAAGGCCCCGCACGCCAACTGGGCGCCCGAGGACTTCGACCGCGCCGCCTGGGAGGCCATCGCGCCGCACGCCCAGACCCGGATGACCGTCCTCTCCGAGATCACGGCCAACGTCGACTTCCTCTTCCTGTCCGAGCCGGTCTTCGACCAGCCCTCGTGGGACAAGGCGATGAAGGGCGAGCCGGCGGCCCTGCTCACCACCGCCCGCGAGAAGCTCGTGGACGCCGACTGGAGCGACCCCGAGTCCCTCAAGAACGCCGTCCTGGTCGCCGGCGAGGCCCACGGCCTCAAGCTCGGCAAGGCCCAGGCCCCGGTCCGCGTCGCGGTCACCGGACGCACGGTCGGCCTGCCGCTCTTCGAGTCCCTGGAGATCCTGGGCAAGGAGAAGACCCTGGCCCGCATCGACGCGGCCCTGGCGAAGCTCTCCGCCTGA